From Rhodococcus sp. B7740:
TGAGTCCTTGCGTCGTGAATACCTGGTCGAAAAATTCCGAACTGAGAACTTCAGTGAAGGAATAGGCGTTCACGAGCAACATGCAATGGACTTGATTGGCATCGATCAAAAGGAGGGAACTCTATTTGGACAGAACGTGTCTAAGGTGTTCCCAAAGTCTGATCTGTTCGTTAATGCTGATGAGGATGTTGAAGATCAGCTGGAGCGCTTTCTCAATTTGATGTTCAACTCGCCGGACTACGTTCCGCCTTCGGTGGTCGAGTTCGGAATGAATATGGCATACATTGCTAGCACACGTTCTGCCGAGCTCGGGTTGAAAGTAGGTGCTGCAATATTAGACGCAAAAAATCATGTCCTTAGCCTCGGCTGTAATAGTCACCCGACAAAACCGGATGAAGCCCCTCAATTCGATCGGTCGAGAATTTCGATTAAAGAACTTGTGTTGGATACTCTGCGTCGTGCACGGTCTCTCCTCAAGGAAGAACATAGTGTGCGACTTGGCTCGGAACCCGAAGCCTTCGTTACTGAACTTCTTGGTGATGGCGGCTATTTAGAGGATGCGCAGTTGCAGGACCTAACTGAATTCCAGTTGCCTGTTCATGCCGAAATGGCGGCAATACTGGACGGTCTGCATAGGGGAGGTATAAGCGAGGGCGACACACTCTATGTGACTGCCTACCCGTGCCATAATTGTGCCAAGCATCTCATGGCTGCAAAGCTGAATGTGGTCTACTTGGAACCCTACCCCAAGAGCAAAGCTGAAAGTATGTATGGATCCGCGTTTACTGCGTTCCAAGGGATTGCACCAAAACGTTACGACACTTTGTTTCGTGTTGGAGGAGACCGGAAGGATAAGGATGGGGCGCGCCTTGCTTGGAGTTACAATGAACGTGCAAAAGCGCTACCTAAAGTTGGGCAATTCGACGAATATCAGGCTTCCGAGCATGAGCGGGAAATTGCGGCCTTGTCCGAGGAGTTGACTGGCATGGATGGCACTGACCTAGGAGAAGAACAAATCGAAGGAGAAGTTGATGTCCACCAACAATAGTAGTCGAGAACAATTTCGCCGGCAGGTAGTCGAGGCGAGACGTTCTTTCAGTGCCTACGAGCAGCCGAAGAAAGACTTTTTACGGCGCGAGGTTGTAACTAGACCTCAACGCAACGAATCTGCGAAAAAGCAGTAACTGCCCGCAGCCCGTCAACTCAGTCGACGCTCTGCTGCATACGACATCGGAGCGTCGACTGATTTAAACCTTTCGGAATCTTGACCTGCGATTATTGGAGGAGTCTCGACGAGTGCCGCATCGCTCCACCTGGTGTGGTCGCGTCGATCTGGTTGGGGATTATTACCATCCCCGCTGCTGTTTCGCCCGGCGTGGTGGTGGTGATTTAGGGGTCGGCATTCACGATGCGCCATTAGTTTTTTCTGCGTGATCGAGCATGGCCGATGCATGAGCAAACGGAATGGTTGGGTCAGTCGAGTTTCGCCAGCACCAGTGCGCTTGCTCCTGAGGTCATCGAGTGGCTGGCCGATTGGTGTTCGCTCCGACATTCTCGGTTCGCCGATCACGCCGACAGCATCCCGGAGTCTAAAGGCCGTCGAGAAACCACAGGTGTCCGAGCTTCGAGCCGTTGCTTGGATCGCGCGTAGCGCGGAAGATGCAGATGCTGATGGTCGTGATATCACATGGACGATGCCGCGAAGGTCAGAAACACGATGAACAATCCGACGCCACCGAGCGCCGCACCGATCACTGCGTCCCGACCGTTGGACGCGTCGCCCTCGACCGCGCGGCCGAGACCGATCCAGCCACTGATCACCGCGCGACGATTCCGGTCGGGATGGTCACGAAGTCTCCGACGAACGGCACGAATGCGCAGATGACCGCCACGATGCCCGCCACCAACGCCAGGCTTCCGGAACCGTCGCGAAACATCGACTGAGAAGGGGACTTACGTTTCACCGAGTCTCCAATCGAGTGAAGCGCGCACGTGCCAATCGAACCTGTCAGCGCAGCTAGACGATGACGCCGCCTCCATAGCAGATACCCAACGGATCTTGGCGTCGGCAACCTGTCACCTGCTGTTTCGGGCCTTACGTGCGAATACCGGGTCGGCTTGGGAACGGCGGGAGGTGACCCAAGACGGGTCGAGCACGTTTTCGACAGTGGTGCACAGGGACTCGTCGAACACGACTACTCGTTCGGCTATCCGCCACTCGTTGTGCCGTCTTTCGAAGCGGTCCACGTATCGGCATTTCACGGTTGTCAAGACGTGCGTCGACGATCCGATCTCGGGTTCTTGCCGCTAGTAGCACAGACAGTAGGACTCGACCTCGGCCACCTGTTCGGAAGGCTCCAGATCGATGATGACATTGGTTGTGAAGTGCATCGAGCTGTCGATGGTTCGATGACGAATCTCGATGTCCTCGATCAGACCCTCGATCGTGCCGACATAGCCCCCGTGGTGGTCGACGGCGTCAGGGAAATAGCACCTTCTCAGGCTCTCGAAGTCCTTGCGGTCCACAGACCGGGCGTATCGATACAGCACCTCGGTGATCGCCACTCGGTCTTCACTCGACATCAGCAACCGGCCTTCAACTCGTCGGTGATGCGGTGATAGATGCCGCCCGACGTCAGTCCACCGTCGATGACGATTTCGGTGCCGGTGATGTAGCGCGATGAATCCGACAGCAGGAACGCGACCGATTCTGCGATTTCTTCGGCGTCCGCGACGCGTCCTGCGGGTACCGATTGCAGACTGGTCTCCACGAAAGCCGATGAGCCGGAATGCAGTAGGGGAGTATCGACCAGACCGGGGTGGATCGAATTGACTCGGACCCCGTACTCGGCGAATTCGAGCGCGCCCACCTTGGACAGACCACGCACTCCCCATTTGCTGGCACCGTATCCTGCCGCGAAGTAGCCGAGCATCCCGGCGATGGAGGACACGTTGACGATCGAACCGCCGCCACCTTGTTTCAGAAGTGGTGCACAGGATTTCATTCCGTAGAACACCGAGCTCAGGTTGATGTTCATGACG
This genomic window contains:
- a CDS encoding SDR family NAD(P)-dependent oxidoreductase, producing MNFENKTIVVTGAGSGMGRVESEMLAGRGAKVWVTDISTAAGEAVVADILDAGGRAEFLQLDVTAPQSWTALAKAIESTDGHLDGLVNNAGVSHRAGIEDTTVEDWHRVMNINLSSVFYGMKSCAPLLKQGGGGSIVNVSSIAGMLGYFAAGYGASKWGVRGLSKVGALEFAEYGVRVNSIHPGLVDTPLLHSGSSAFVETSLQSVPAGRVADAEEIAESVAFLLSDSSRYITGTEIVIDGGLTSGGIYHRITDELKAGC
- a CDS encoding nuclear transport factor 2 family protein; translation: MSSEDRVAITEVLYRYARSVDRKDFESLRRCYFPDAVDHHGGYVGTIEGLIEDIEIRHRTIDSSMHFTTNVIIDLEPSEQVAEVESYCLCY